The sequence TCTGTATCTTCCTGACAGGGCTGATATCTGGTCTtttggaataactgctctggaGTTGGCTCATGGTCATGCACCTTTCTCCAAATATCCCCCCATGAAGGTATTCAATACTTTTCATGTGTTTTGAGAACAGACCTTATTCCTTTTTCCCCCGTTTAACAGGTACTATTAATGACTATTCAAAATGCGCCGCCTGGCCTTGATTATGACCGTGACAAAAAGTTCTCAAAGGTACTTCTTGTGTTCTTTCTAGGTAGATTCTTATGTTATCTTCCGTTTGCAAGACTTTGCTCTAATTAAAAGATGTTTAGCTGAGCCCAGTCCTTTAAAGAGATGGTAGCATTGTGTCTGGTGAAAGACCAAACAAAAAGGCCAACCGCTGAAAAGTTGTTGAAACACTCATTTTTCAAGAACGCAAAGCCTCCAGAGATTTGTGTCAAAAAGCTGTTTGCTGATTTGCCACCTCTCTGGACACGAGTAAAAACTCTTGAGGTTCGGCATGCTTTTATCTTCTTCGAGCTTGTTGTGCTGCTCGTCCTGTTCGACTCTGATTGATAAGAGTTGTCTAATGACAGGCCAAGGACGCTGCACAGCTTGCTTTGAAAGGAATTGCCTCTGCTGACCAGGAAGCTATATCACAGGTGACAAaagttttgaaatttgtatGACTCAAGAGTCGAAAATTGCAACAATGCTTCTAAAAAGAGTTACTTTTTCATGTCAGAGTGAATACCAAAGAGGAGTAAGTGCGTGGAACTTCAATGTTGAAGATTTGAAAGAACAAGCATCTTTGGTAAGCTATGTTTTGATTATATCTAGTGTGACCCAATGGTTTCCATCAGTTAATCAAGTGGTTACATTCTTGTTTTTTGTGCAAATAGCTAGATGATGATGTCAGTCTAGCAGAGAGTAGGGAAGAAGATGAACTTTGTGGCGAACAGTtgcataataataataacatgaaAGCAAAGGAAAAAAATTTGAATCCTGAGGTGGAGGAACAAACTGCTTCTTCTGCTGAACAAACAACACCTAGTCCCAAGTGTAACGTTCCACAGGGAAAGGCTGAGCCAGTGAGACGCCAAACTCAAAGTGGACCACTTTCACCCGGTACTTTGTTAACTAATTCGGATTCAGACAAGGGCCATGGTTACTATTTAAGGTTTGCCATTAGCTAATTATTGTTCTAAAGATTATTGGATTACTCAGTGTTATACCAATCAGATGttcttctcctttctctttgaaatttcaAATGATCCAACTTGAAAGTGTCCTCCTATCTGCTAGGCCTGAGAGTGAACGCCAGCCAGCACCATCGGCCCAGAGGGCACCCAGCTTTAGTGGACCACTGAATCTTCCTAACCGTGCTTCAGCAAACAGTTTTTCAGCTCCTATCAAATCTTCTGGAGGTGAGGAAGTACATTTTCAGCATGCAGCTTATTATGTTTGTTGCAGTGAACTTAAGAGTGGTTGTCCATCTTGAATAGGCTTCCGTGATTCTATGGATGACAAGTCGAAGCCTAATGTGGTTCAAATCAAAGGAAGATTTCAAGTAACATCAGAAAACTTAGATCTTGCAAGGGTGGGTATATGACCTTTTCCTGCTTTAGGGTGATTCTTCTTGCCTGAGAAACTCATACTCTTTAATTTGCAGGCATCCCCTCTCAGAAAATCTGCCAGTGTTGGGAACTGGATACTCGAATCTAAAATGGTCAGTTTACTACAACAAGACTTGTCTTGATCAGCAGAATGTCTGTTTCCTAACAATAACATTCTTGTTTTCCCCAGCAACAGCCAACGGGTCAGCCCATCAAGGAGTTAAGTAATCCTGTGTCTCCCTCATTCATCATGCCTCAGCTTCAAAATCTGCTTCAGCAGAATTTAATACAACAGGTGTGTGGGGAAAAGAAAATTTGCATTGAGACATTGAGTTTGTTTTGATTTGTACAGCTCTcaagttttgttttgtctttaatTTAACTTCAGGATCTTATTATTAAGCTAC comes from Brassica rapa cultivar Chiifu-401-42 chromosome A02, CAAS_Brap_v3.01, whole genome shotgun sequence and encodes:
- the LOC103853547 gene encoding serine/threonine-protein kinase BLUS1 isoform X1; the protein is MWSGGEKKGFSVNPKDYKLMEEVGYGASAVVHRAIYLPTKQVVAIKCLDLDRCNSNLDDIRREAQTMSLIDHPNVIKSFCSFAVDHHLWVVMPFMAQGSCLHLMKAAYPDGFEESAICSMLKETLKALDYLHRQGHIHRDVKAGNILLDNTGEVKLGDFGVSACLFDSGDRQRARNTFVGTPCWMAPEVLQPGSGYNSKADIWSFGITALELAHGHAPFSKYPPMKVLLMTIQNAPPGLDYDRDKKFSKSFKEMVALCLVKDQTKRPTAEKLLKHSFFKNAKPPEICVKKLFADLPPLWTRVKTLEAKDAAQLALKGIASADQEAISQSEYQRGVSAWNFNVEDLKEQASLLDDDVSLAESREEDELCGEQLHNNNNMKAKEKNLNPEVEEQTASSAEQTTPSPKCNVPQGKAEPVRRQTQSGPLSPGTLLTNSDSDKGHGYYLRPESERQPAPSAQRAPSFSGPLNLPNRASANSFSAPIKSSGGFRDSMDDKSKPNVVQIKGRFQVTSENLDLARASPLRKSASVGNWILESKMQQPTGQPIKELSNPVSPSFIMPQLQNLLQQNLIQQDLIIKLLNSLQASEATDGSQNGKLPPLPRGSDSNGAVIELTSSERERLLLNKMSEIRARMKELTEELEEEKSKDTRLQQKLKSVTGQL
- the LOC103853547 gene encoding serine/threonine-protein kinase BLUS1 isoform X2; translated protein: MWSGGEKKGFSVNPKDYKLMEEVGYGASAVVHRAIYLPTKQVVAIKCLDLDRCNSNLDDIRREAQTMSLIDHPNVIKSFCSFAVDHHLWVVMPFMAQGSCLHLMKAAYPDGFEESAICSMLKETLKALDYLHRQGHIHRDVKAGNILLDNTGEVKLGDFGVSACLFDSGDRQRARNTFVGTPCWMAPEVLQPGSGYNSKADIWSFGITALELAHGHAPFSKYPPMKVLLMTIQNAPPGLDYDRDKKFSKSFKEMVALCLVKDQTKRPTAEKLLKHSFFKNAKPPEICVKKLFADLPPLWTRVKTLEAKDAAQLALKGIASADQEAISQSEYQRGVSAWNFNVEDLKEQASLLDDDVSLAESREEDELCGEQLHNNNNMKAKEKNLNPEVEEQTASSAEQTTPSPKCNVPQGKAEPVRRQTQSGPLSPGTLLTNSDSDKGHGYYLRPESERQPAPSAQRAPSFSGPLNLPNRASANSFSAPIKSSGGFRDSMDDKSKPNVVQIKGRFQVTSENLDLARASPLRKSASVGNWILESKMPTGQPIKELSNPVSPSFIMPQLQNLLQQNLIQQDLIIKLLNSLQASEATDGSQNGKLPPLPRGSDSNGAVIELTSSERERLLLNKMSEIRARMKELTEELEEEKSKDTRLQQKLKSVTGQL